A single region of the Lysinibacillus sp. B2A1 genome encodes:
- a CDS encoding LytTR family transcriptional regulator, whose protein sequence is MNNKSFSLPKDISQQFISILKDWIPAYSSIAIAVENSYIYFHSGHQNINLEVGKQVQPGSIAEQVIRTGKRTDAILDNSLFEAPYYGIGYPIHILDAPAALVVVLPSAFTEKKLEPFQFLTGKHEEEWNPVAIDKISHIESLQKKTWFYVEGDQFKTSITLKELQMRLPSFFIRIHRSYIVNIYFIKKMARDLTSNFIITLKDGSELPVSQSYLNNLRNALEF, encoded by the coding sequence ATGAATAATAAGTCTTTTTCTTTACCAAAAGATATTTCACAACAGTTTATTTCAATATTAAAGGACTGGATTCCAGCCTATTCTTCCATTGCAATTGCTGTCGAAAACTCCTATATTTATTTTCATTCTGGACATCAAAACATCAACTTGGAAGTGGGCAAACAAGTCCAACCCGGTAGCATTGCGGAGCAGGTGATACGGACAGGTAAACGGACAGATGCAATTTTAGATAATTCCCTATTTGAAGCACCCTATTATGGTATAGGCTATCCAATACACATTTTAGATGCACCTGCAGCACTTGTCGTAGTATTGCCTTCCGCCTTTACAGAAAAGAAATTAGAGCCATTTCAATTCTTAACAGGCAAACATGAGGAAGAATGGAATCCTGTGGCTATTGATAAGATATCTCATATTGAAAGCCTACAGAAGAAAACGTGGTTTTATGTGGAGGGAGATCAATTCAAAACTAGTATCACACTAAAGGAGCTACAAATGCGACTACCTTCGTTCTTTATTCGCATTCATAGATCCTATATTGTGAATATTTATTTCATAAAAAAAATGGCGCGAGATCTTACTTCTAATTTTATAATTACTTTAAAAGATGGAAGCGAGCTGCCCGTGAGTCAATCTTATTTAAATAATCTTCGAAATGCTTTAGAATTCTAA
- a CDS encoding methyltransferase translates to MTNSTVWNHVDKYFLEKLLPVDRKLEAVLQANKAAGIPEIDVSPTQGMLLYLLAKMKGAKNILEIGTLGGYSSIWLARALPKEGKIYTLEINPEYASLAKQNIENVGYENKVEIIVGKALDTLPTLKIAAPAFDFIFIDADKPNNPDYLKWALELANPGAVIVADNVVRNGDVIDEKSDDERVQGIRHFMDLLKEESKIESTAIQTVGNKGYDGFVLAIVK, encoded by the coding sequence ATGACCAATTCAACTGTTTGGAATCATGTAGATAAGTATTTTTTGGAAAAGCTATTACCAGTGGATAGAAAACTTGAAGCTGTATTACAGGCTAATAAAGCAGCAGGTATTCCAGAAATCGATGTCTCACCAACCCAAGGCATGCTGTTGTATTTATTGGCTAAAATGAAAGGGGCAAAGAACATTTTAGAAATCGGAACTTTAGGTGGATACAGTAGTATATGGTTAGCACGTGCCCTTCCAAAAGAAGGTAAAATCTATACACTTGAGATTAATCCAGAGTACGCTTCCCTAGCAAAGCAAAATATTGAGAATGTTGGTTATGAAAATAAAGTGGAAATTATCGTTGGTAAAGCCTTAGACACATTGCCTACCCTGAAAATTGCAGCTCCTGCTTTTGATTTCATTTTTATCGATGCAGACAAGCCTAATAATCCAGATTATTTGAAGTGGGCTTTAGAATTGGCTAACCCAGGAGCTGTGATTGTCGCTGATAATGTAGTGCGCAATGGTGATGTAATTGACGAAAAAAGTGATGATGAACGAGTACAAGGTATACGACATTTCATGGATTTATTAAAAGAAGAATCAAAAATTGAATCTACAGCTATACAAACTGTTGGTAATAAGGGCTATGATGGCTTTGTGCTAGCGATCGTTAAGTAA
- a CDS encoding GntR family transcriptional regulator yields the protein MYIQIEPQSDVPIYEQVTRQIIEGIARGEMKPGDTLPSVRNLAADLGVNMHTVNKSYHELEEKGIITIRAKSGAIIRSEEERALTPEQLQLIEKNLKPVVAEGMVLGATAEQIEHMMKKVFADLQISVEGV from the coding sequence ATGTATATTCAAATTGAGCCTCAATCTGACGTTCCCATTTATGAACAGGTAACACGTCAAATTATTGAAGGGATTGCAAGAGGAGAAATGAAACCTGGTGATACCTTGCCATCTGTGCGTAATTTAGCGGCTGATTTAGGTGTTAATATGCATACGGTCAATAAAAGCTATCATGAGCTAGAAGAAAAGGGAATTATCACAATAAGAGCCAAATCAGGAGCTATTATTCGTTCAGAGGAAGAACGAGCCTTAACACCTGAACAATTACAGCTGATTGAAAAAAATTTAAAGCCTGTTGTGGCAGAAGGAATGGTGCTCGGCGCAACTGCAGAGCAGATTGAGCATATGATGAAAAAGGTATTCGCGGATTTGCAAATATCAGTAGAAGGGGTATAA
- the lysS gene encoding lysine--tRNA ligase — protein sequence MSNIEELNDQLLVRRQKMTAIQENGQDPFGSRFERTHLSTEVREQFADQTKEQLEEHLQEVIIAGRIMTKRGKGKAGFAHIQDLNGQIQIYVRQDHVGEEAYELFKQADLGDIVGVRGNVFRTQVGELSVKAEEFTFLTKALRPMPEKFHGLQDVEQRYRQRYLDLMTNEDSKKTFIARSKIIRSIRNYLDNAGYLEVETPMLHTIAGGAAARPFITHHNALDMELYMRIAIELHLKRLIVGGLEKVYEIGRVFRNEGISTRHNPEFTMIELYEAYADYKDIMSLTENLIAHVAQEVLGTTTVQYGEDEINLAVGWKRVHMVDAVKEMTGVDFWQPMTVEQAQALAKEHGVEVKESHEVGHIINEFFEQKVEETLVQPTFVYGHPVEISPLAKKNPEDERFTDRFELFIVRREHANAFTELNDPIDQRERFEAQMAEKAAGNDEAHEMDNDFIEALEFGMPPTGGLGIGIDRLIMLLTNSPSIRDVLLFPTMRHITK from the coding sequence GTGTCAAATATAGAAGAATTAAATGATCAGCTTTTGGTGAGACGCCAAAAAATGACGGCTATCCAAGAGAACGGCCAAGATCCATTTGGAAGTCGTTTTGAGCGTACACATTTATCAACGGAAGTACGTGAGCAATTTGCAGATCAAACAAAAGAGCAGCTAGAAGAACATCTACAAGAAGTAATTATTGCAGGTCGCATTATGACTAAACGAGGTAAAGGTAAAGCTGGCTTTGCACATATTCAAGATTTAAATGGTCAAATTCAAATTTACGTTCGTCAAGATCATGTTGGCGAAGAAGCATATGAATTATTCAAACAAGCTGACCTTGGAGATATTGTTGGAGTTCGAGGGAATGTATTCCGCACGCAAGTTGGAGAGCTTTCAGTAAAGGCAGAAGAGTTTACATTTCTAACAAAAGCCCTACGCCCTATGCCAGAGAAATTTCATGGCTTACAGGATGTAGAGCAACGTTATCGTCAACGTTACTTAGATTTAATGACAAATGAAGATAGTAAAAAAACGTTTATCGCTCGTTCTAAAATCATTCGTTCAATTCGTAACTATTTAGATAACGCTGGATACTTAGAAGTAGAAACACCAATGCTTCATACAATTGCTGGTGGTGCTGCGGCTCGTCCATTTATTACACACCACAATGCACTTGATATGGAATTATATATGCGTATTGCAATTGAATTGCATTTAAAACGATTAATCGTTGGTGGGCTAGAAAAAGTATATGAAATTGGTCGTGTTTTCCGTAATGAAGGAATTTCAACACGTCACAATCCTGAATTTACGATGATAGAGCTATATGAAGCATATGCTGATTATAAGGATATAATGTCCTTAACAGAAAATCTCATTGCACATGTTGCACAAGAAGTTCTTGGTACAACAACAGTTCAATATGGGGAAGATGAAATCAACCTTGCTGTGGGCTGGAAACGTGTTCATATGGTAGATGCTGTAAAAGAAATGACAGGTGTAGACTTCTGGCAGCCAATGACTGTAGAACAAGCTCAAGCACTTGCTAAAGAGCATGGAGTAGAGGTTAAAGAATCTCATGAAGTAGGTCATATTATTAATGAGTTCTTTGAGCAAAAGGTTGAAGAAACTCTTGTACAACCAACATTTGTTTATGGTCATCCAGTAGAAATTTCCCCTCTAGCTAAGAAAAACCCAGAGGACGAGCGTTTTACAGACCGTTTTGAGCTATTTATCGTACGTCGTGAGCATGCGAATGCTTTCACAGAGCTAAACGATCCAATCGATCAACGAGAACGCTTCGAGGCACAAATGGCTGAAAAGGCTGCGGGTAATGATGAAGCGCATGAGATGGATAATGACTTCATTGAAGCATTAGAATTTGGTATGCCTCCAACAGGTGGTTTAGGTATTGGTATCGATCGCTTAATCATGCTTCTTACAAACTCACCTTCAATTCGTGACGTACTGTTATTCCCTACTATGCGTCATATTACAAAATAA
- a CDS encoding isocitrate lyase: MSTRQEKIQALEKEWAENPRWAGIERSYSAEEVVKLQGSVVLEQTLASKGAVRLWKSLHEEPFINALGALTGNQAVQQVKAGLQAIYLSGWQVAADANLSGQMYPDQSLYPANSVPAVVKRINQALQRADQIDHAEGRVDQFDWFAPIVADAEAGFGGPLNVFELVKGMIEAGAAGVHLEDQLASEKKCGHLGGKVLLPTQNAVRNLVAARLATDVMGVDTILIARTDADAADMVTSDIDPRDAEFITGERTPEGFFRTKPGIKQAIARGLAYAPYADLIWCETSKPSLDEAREFAAAIHAEFPGKMLAYNCSPSFNWKANLSEEEIAEYQRELGKLGYKFQFVTLAGFHALNHSMFELAHDYKDNGMAAYSKLQQAEFASESKGYTATRHQREVGTGYFDEVSQVISGGTSSTTAMAGSTETEQFV, from the coding sequence ATGTCAACACGTCAAGAAAAAATTCAAGCACTAGAGAAAGAATGGGCGGAGAACCCACGTTGGGCAGGTATTGAACGCTCATATTCAGCTGAAGAGGTTGTTAAACTACAGGGTTCTGTTGTACTTGAACAAACTTTAGCATCTAAGGGTGCTGTTCGACTTTGGAAGTCTCTACATGAAGAACCATTTATTAATGCATTAGGTGCATTAACTGGTAATCAAGCTGTACAACAAGTAAAAGCAGGATTACAAGCAATTTACTTATCAGGCTGGCAAGTAGCTGCTGATGCAAACCTTTCTGGTCAAATGTACCCTGACCAATCTTTATATCCAGCGAACTCTGTACCAGCAGTAGTAAAGCGTATTAACCAAGCTTTACAACGTGCTGATCAAATCGATCATGCTGAAGGACGTGTAGATCAATTCGATTGGTTCGCTCCAATCGTGGCAGATGCTGAGGCTGGCTTCGGTGGTCCTCTAAATGTATTTGAACTTGTAAAAGGAATGATTGAAGCAGGAGCTGCTGGTGTTCACTTAGAGGATCAATTAGCTTCTGAGAAAAAATGTGGTCACTTAGGTGGTAAAGTTTTACTTCCAACACAAAATGCTGTTCGTAACTTAGTTGCTGCTCGTCTTGCAACAGATGTAATGGGTGTAGATACAATTTTAATCGCTCGTACAGATGCAGATGCAGCTGATATGGTAACATCTGATATTGATCCACGCGATGCTGAATTTATTACAGGTGAACGTACACCAGAAGGTTTCTTCCGTACAAAACCAGGTATTAAACAAGCAATTGCACGTGGTTTAGCTTACGCTCCATATGCAGATTTAATTTGGTGTGAAACATCTAAGCCATCTCTTGACGAGGCACGTGAGTTTGCAGCAGCTATTCATGCTGAATTCCCAGGGAAAATGCTTGCGTATAATTGCTCACCTTCATTCAACTGGAAGGCTAACCTTTCAGAAGAAGAAATCGCTGAGTATCAACGTGAGCTTGGCAAACTAGGTTATAAATTCCAATTTGTTACATTAGCTGGTTTCCATGCATTAAACCACTCTATGTTCGAACTTGCGCATGATTATAAAGATAATGGTATGGCTGCATACTCTAAGCTGCAACAAGCTGAGTTCGCATCTGAATCAAAAGGTTACACAGCTACACGCCATCAACGTGAGGTTGGTACTGGTTACTTTGATGAAGTTTCTCAAGTTATTTCTGGTGGTACTTCTTCAACAACAGCAATGGCTGGCTCTACTGAAACAGAACAATTTGTTTAA
- a CDS encoding malate synthase A — protein sequence MEQATTGKLKIVGDQNEQTKEILTPEALEFVLALHEKFDARRKELLAARQERQKRLDAGEKLDFLPETKHIREGDWTIAPLPADLQDRRVEITGPVDRKMVINALNSGAKMFMACFEDASSPTWENMIGGQINMRDAINKTIEFTQASNGKTYKLNEQTAVLLVRPRGLHLLEKHVLVDGEPISGSFFDFGLYLFHNAKNALAKGTGPYFYLPKLESHLEARLWNDVFVFAQDYIGIPQGTIKATVLIETILAAFEMDEILYELREHSAGLNCGRWDYIFSYIKRLRNQPDVILPDRGQVTMTVPFMKAYTSLCIQTCHKRNAPAMGGMAAQIPVKGDDEANAVAFAKVAEDKRREATDGHDGTWVAHPGMVATAMEQFDAIMTTPNQIHKKREDVNVIAEDLVAVPEGTITLDGLRVNCSVGVQYIASWLRGNGAAPINNLMEDAATAEISRTQVWQWIRHPKGILDDGRGITLAFVLEILEEELVKIKEAVGEQAYNSGRYDEAAELFKSLIEQDEFAEFLTLPGYEKLA from the coding sequence ATGGAACAAGCAACAACAGGTAAGCTTAAAATTGTTGGGGATCAAAATGAGCAAACAAAAGAAATCTTAACACCAGAAGCCCTTGAGTTTGTTCTTGCCCTGCACGAAAAATTTGATGCTCGACGTAAAGAATTGCTAGCAGCACGTCAAGAACGTCAAAAACGACTTGATGCAGGTGAGAAACTCGACTTCTTACCAGAAACTAAGCATATTCGTGAGGGAGATTGGACAATTGCACCACTTCCAGCAGATTTGCAAGATCGCCGTGTTGAAATTACAGGGCCCGTAGACCGTAAAATGGTTATAAATGCATTAAACTCGGGTGCAAAAATGTTTATGGCTTGCTTTGAGGATGCATCATCTCCAACATGGGAAAACATGATTGGCGGTCAAATTAATATGCGTGATGCTATTAATAAAACAATTGAGTTTACTCAAGCATCTAATGGAAAAACGTATAAATTAAATGAGCAAACAGCAGTGTTATTAGTTCGTCCACGTGGTCTTCATTTACTAGAAAAGCATGTACTCGTGGATGGAGAACCGATTTCAGGTAGTTTCTTTGACTTCGGCTTGTATTTATTCCACAATGCTAAAAATGCATTGGCAAAGGGTACTGGTCCATACTTCTATTTACCAAAGCTTGAAAGCCATTTAGAGGCACGCTTATGGAATGATGTCTTTGTGTTTGCTCAAGATTATATTGGCATCCCACAAGGTACAATTAAGGCTACTGTTTTAATAGAAACAATCTTAGCTGCATTTGAAATGGATGAAATTTTATATGAACTACGTGAACACTCAGCTGGATTAAATTGTGGACGTTGGGATTATATTTTCAGCTATATCAAACGTCTACGTAACCAGCCTGATGTAATTTTACCTGACCGTGGGCAAGTAACAATGACAGTACCATTCATGAAGGCATATACGTCATTATGTATCCAAACATGTCATAAACGTAATGCTCCTGCAATGGGTGGAATGGCAGCACAAATTCCAGTTAAAGGTGACGATGAAGCGAATGCAGTAGCATTTGCAAAAGTTGCTGAGGATAAGCGTCGTGAGGCAACAGACGGTCATGACGGTACTTGGGTTGCACATCCAGGTATGGTTGCAACGGCAATGGAACAGTTTGATGCAATTATGACAACGCCAAACCAAATCCATAAAAAACGTGAAGATGTAAATGTTATTGCTGAAGATTTAGTAGCTGTTCCAGAAGGTACAATTACACTCGATGGTCTTCGTGTAAACTGTAGTGTAGGAGTTCAATATATTGCCTCATGGTTACGAGGAAACGGAGCTGCACCAATTAATAACTTGATGGAAGATGCTGCAACTGCGGAAATCTCTCGTACACAAGTATGGCAATGGATTCGCCATCCTAAAGGTATTTTAGATGATGGTCGTGGCATTACATTGGCATTCGTACTAGAAATCTTGGAAGAAGAGCTTGTGAAAATTAAAGAGGCTGTTGGGGAACAAGCCTATAACAGTGGTCGCTATGATGAAGCTGCTGAGCTGTTTAAATCTTTAATTGAGCAGGATGAATTTGCCGAATTCTTGACACTTCCAGGTTATGAAAAACTAGCTTAA
- a CDS encoding LysR family transcriptional regulator, which yields MNIHALKLFYQVATTGCFTKAAELLCISQPAVSSQIKKFEHEMGVQLFKQQGRGVVLTDFGEALAEKARNLISLEEHIESFIEDYRLAKAGTIHIVATYLPANFLIPKWAAAFKGAHEDVNLVITTTNTKDAFEQLIHYKADIAIYGGGISERPEEIAWEELFEDELWFVVSPAHIYANQTIALADMVKEPFIMREEGSSMREHLFSLCQTYQVKPPKIALQFNGINETIRSVMAGYGANFISSLAVREHVDSGQLARVYVKDIHIKHKIAICTRKNERHSILVQKFIETVKSSL from the coding sequence ATGAATATTCATGCATTGAAGTTATTTTATCAAGTTGCTACAACTGGTTGCTTCACAAAGGCTGCTGAATTACTCTGTATTAGCCAACCAGCCGTCTCAAGTCAAATAAAAAAATTTGAGCACGAAATGGGTGTTCAATTATTCAAACAGCAAGGAAGAGGTGTAGTATTAACTGATTTTGGAGAAGCCTTAGCGGAAAAAGCCCGAAACCTTATTTCGCTTGAAGAGCACATTGAATCCTTTATCGAGGATTATCGACTTGCTAAAGCTGGTACGATACATATTGTTGCAACTTACTTACCTGCTAACTTTCTAATCCCTAAATGGGCAGCTGCCTTTAAAGGAGCACATGAAGATGTGAATCTAGTCATTACAACAACCAATACGAAAGATGCCTTTGAGCAGCTAATTCATTATAAAGCTGATATCGCCATTTATGGTGGGGGTATTTCAGAAAGACCAGAAGAAATAGCATGGGAGGAGCTTTTTGAGGATGAATTATGGTTTGTCGTTTCACCTGCTCACATCTATGCAAATCAAACCATTGCACTTGCTGATATGGTGAAGGAACCCTTTATAATGCGAGAGGAGGGTAGCTCTATGAGGGAGCATCTTTTTTCTTTATGTCAAACCTATCAAGTGAAACCGCCAAAAATAGCCCTTCAATTCAATGGCATTAATGAAACAATTCGTTCTGTTATGGCGGGCTATGGTGCAAATTTTATTTCATCACTAGCAGTACGCGAGCATGTGGATAGTGGCCAATTGGCAAGAGTTTATGTAAAGGATATTCATATTAAACATAAAATTGCTATATGCACAAGAAAGAATGAGAGGCACAGCATACTTGTACAAAAATTTATAGAGACGGTTAAAAGCTCTCTATAA
- a CDS encoding sensor histidine kinase: MKTLYSKFVVTTMLVMIGSLCIGFLATNTYYHQVVKGKNDAKNVNIAREIASYIETTRPEDLDKYLTTLGEIGYQIYVTDSVEGQFFGGEYRDRTLSSKVVERVIGGEIYHGMREFPKETFVTGFFANELINTIGVPFTIENKHYALFIRPDIRLLFSEVHTILAGLILVMTVLSLLAMLLFAKALIRPITQLTEATHQLAHEKFDTLLDIDRADEIGQLAISFNVMTEKLQENDRIRKEFISNVSHDFQSPLLNIQGYVDLLKNPSLTEQDRQEYAMIIELETKRLSTLTKQLLLLTSLDQSTRMLRREPYRLDDQLKETVSKYRWQLEEANVQLTYQLEPLIYNGDAGLLQNVWDNLLTNAIKYNVENGEIHIRLQEQATYVEVLIEDSGIGMTADQLQQVYDRFYRVDASRTKQGTGLGLAIVKQIAELHEGSVQMESVIHSGTKVYIRLPKL; this comes from the coding sequence ATGAAAACATTATATAGTAAGTTCGTTGTTACAACGATGCTTGTTATGATTGGTAGCTTGTGTATAGGCTTCTTAGCGACAAACACTTATTATCATCAAGTTGTAAAGGGAAAAAATGATGCTAAAAATGTGAATATTGCGCGGGAAATTGCGAGCTATATTGAGACCACAAGGCCTGAGGATCTTGATAAATATTTAACAACCCTAGGCGAAATTGGCTATCAAATCTATGTTACAGATAGTGTTGAAGGGCAGTTTTTTGGTGGTGAATACCGAGATAGAACATTGTCTTCTAAGGTTGTTGAGCGTGTTATAGGCGGAGAAATCTATCATGGTATGCGTGAATTTCCTAAAGAGACATTTGTGACAGGCTTTTTTGCGAATGAGCTTATTAATACGATAGGTGTACCATTTACAATTGAAAATAAGCATTATGCCTTGTTTATAAGACCTGATATTCGATTATTATTCTCTGAGGTCCATACGATACTAGCTGGACTTATTTTAGTAATGACGGTCCTTAGCTTATTAGCAATGCTATTATTTGCTAAAGCTTTAATTCGCCCGATCACACAGCTAACTGAGGCCACACATCAACTAGCCCATGAAAAATTTGATACATTATTAGATATTGATCGTGCAGATGAAATTGGACAACTGGCAATTAGTTTTAATGTCATGACTGAAAAATTACAAGAAAATGATCGCATACGTAAGGAGTTTATTAGTAATGTATCGCATGATTTTCAGTCACCATTGCTAAATATTCAAGGCTATGTAGATTTATTAAAGAATCCTTCGCTAACAGAACAGGATCGGCAGGAATACGCAATGATTATTGAGCTGGAAACAAAGCGTCTTTCTACATTAACGAAGCAGTTACTTTTACTTACTTCACTCGATCAGTCTACAAGAATGTTAAGGAGAGAACCTTATCGCTTAGATGATCAATTAAAGGAAACAGTTAGCAAATATCGGTGGCAGCTTGAGGAGGCAAATGTACAGTTAACCTATCAGCTTGAGCCGCTTATTTATAACGGTGATGCAGGACTGTTGCAAAATGTTTGGGATAATTTGTTGACTAATGCCATTAAATATAATGTCGAGAATGGAGAAATTCATATTCGTTTGCAGGAGCAAGCAACCTATGTTGAGGTACTAATCGAAGATAGTGGTATAGGGATGACTGCGGATCAATTACAACAAGTATATGATCGCTTTTATCGAGTAGATGCTTCAAGAACAAAGCAAGGGACGGGGCTCGGGCTAGCCATTGTAAAGCAAATCGCAGAGCTACATGAGGGTTCAGTTCAGATGGAAAGTGTTATTCATTCCGGTACAAAAGTTTATATCCGCTTACCGAAACTGTAA
- a CDS encoding DNA-binding response regulator, producing the protein MKILVVDDDVHILQLVNIYLTREGYQVLQAENGQQALQLLGGSLPDLAIVDVMMPGMDGFTLTEKLSQDYDIPVLLLTAKGELEDKERGFLAGSDDYVVKPFEPKELLFRVAAILRRLDKKNQITIQVGKLIIDRRSFEVVIEEDTLVLPLKEFELLALLASRPNQVFTRSFIMEQVWGYDYEGDEQTLNTHVKRIRERLHRYITDVEITTVRGVGYKIEVIT; encoded by the coding sequence ATGAAAATTCTTGTTGTGGATGACGATGTGCACATATTACAGCTTGTGAATATATATCTTACGAGAGAGGGCTATCAGGTATTACAGGCAGAAAATGGACAGCAGGCACTACAATTACTTGGGGGGAGCTTACCTGATTTAGCAATTGTAGATGTGATGATGCCTGGAATGGATGGTTTTACGCTTACGGAGAAATTGAGCCAGGATTACGATATTCCTGTATTGCTATTAACTGCAAAGGGAGAGCTTGAAGATAAGGAACGAGGATTTTTAGCGGGCTCAGATGATTATGTTGTGAAGCCATTTGAACCTAAGGAATTGTTATTTCGTGTAGCGGCAATATTACGTAGATTAGATAAAAAAAATCAAATTACTATTCAAGTAGGGAAGCTAATCATTGACCGCCGAAGCTTTGAGGTTGTCATTGAAGAAGATACACTGGTTTTGCCATTAAAGGAATTTGAGCTACTGGCATTACTCGCTTCGCGTCCAAATCAGGTATTCACACGTAGTTTCATTATGGAACAAGTGTGGGGCTATGACTATGAAGGTGATGAGCAAACATTAAATACGCATGTGAAGCGCATTCGAGAAAGATTGCATCGCTATATAACAGATGTTGAGATTACGACAGTGCGTGGTGTTGGTTATAAGATCGAGGTTATTACATGA